Proteins from one Deinococcus actinosclerus genomic window:
- a CDS encoding DinB family protein has product MNVREYYAYLTAAREQLWNYLRALPQADLDRNLIEDADRFHSIKDLLLHVTDVEDHWVHGIVLGDGVQGLYPHDWVRPQAQQYDLGWILDYSREVTRRTCAFLDSEPDLHRSVKLVQDDPASDTVTLDQLMWNVMTHEVRHTAQIALMIRQLGHTPPWLDYMRFVRPQNTSAQAGAPDPDDEPDDSDEL; this is encoded by the coding sequence ATGAACGTCCGCGAGTACTACGCCTACCTGACCGCCGCGCGAGAGCAGCTCTGGAACTACCTGCGCGCCCTGCCGCAGGCTGATCTGGACCGCAACCTGATCGAGGACGCCGACCGCTTCCACTCGATCAAGGACCTGCTGCTGCACGTCACGGACGTCGAAGATCACTGGGTGCACGGCATCGTGCTCGGGGACGGCGTGCAGGGCCTCTACCCGCACGACTGGGTGCGGCCCCAGGCGCAGCAGTACGACCTCGGGTGGATCCTCGACTACAGCCGCGAGGTCACGCGGCGCACCTGCGCCTTCCTGGACAGTGAACCCGATCTGCACCGCAGCGTGAAGCTCGTGCAGGACGACCCGGCCAGCGACACCGTCACGCTCGATCAGCTCATGTGGAATGTCATGACCCACGAGGTGCGGCACACCGCGCAGATCGCGCTGATGATCCGCCAGCTGGGTCACACGCCGCCCTGGCTGGACTACATGCGCTTCGTGCGGCCCCAGAACACCTCCGCGCAGGCCGGTGCGCCCGACCCCGACGACGAGCCGGACGACAGCGACGAGCTGTAA